The following are encoded together in the Triticum dicoccoides isolate Atlit2015 ecotype Zavitan chromosome 6B, WEW_v2.0, whole genome shotgun sequence genome:
- the LOC119323675 gene encoding mineralocorticoid receptor-like, translated as MSTAAASRPSGPVLLSPFPNYQSASLSRVKLSAAGSPVKSVSVSSPPSSPTAKVRRSCMCSPTNHPGSFRCSLHKEGKQAAPAVSSRPASPPSPPSKRTASPFAQLVPSGSGSGCSKRSYSGLAQRVPMGSGHWARKALVPSPAVQQQQHRKRVVERFHAGPSRLSAAGGRQ; from the coding sequence ATGTCGACGGCGGCTGCATCTAGGCCCAGCGGCCCTGTCCTTCTGAGCCCCTTTCCCAACTACCAATCCGCCTCGCTCTCCCGTGTCAAGCTCTCCGCCGCCGGCTCGCCGGTCAAGTCCGTCAGCGTCTCGTCTCCCCCCTCCTCTCCCACCGCCAAGGTCCGTCGGTCCTGCATGTGCTCCCCGACGAACCACCCGGGCTCGTTCCGCTGCAGCCTCCACAAGGAGGGCAAACAGGCGGCCCCCGCCGTCAGCAGCAGGCCCGCCTCTCCGCCTTCACCGCCGTCGAAGCGCACGGCGAGCCCGTTCGCGCAGCTCGTCCCCAGCGGCAGCGGTAGCGGCTGCTCTAAACGCTCGTACAGCGGGCTGGCGCAGCGCGTCCCCATGGGGAGCGGGCACTGGGCACGCAAGGCGCTCGTGCCGTCCCCcgccgtgcagcagcagcagcaccggaAGCGAGTGGTGGAGCGGTTCCACGCCGGGCCAAGCCGGCTCTCCGCCGCCGGCGGCCGCCAGTAA